In Caloramator mitchellensis, one DNA window encodes the following:
- a CDS encoding metal ABC transporter ATP-binding protein: protein MIELIDVNFEFQDKVALKDINLKIDRSELAVIVGPNGSGKSTLVNVICGIYAPVSGKVVLFDREDYSELRKKISFVPQKVSSFNQLFPISVKETILLGLVSKRGYFRSYTKEDMKKVDEILEMLALSEVKDKQLGKLSGGQQQRVFIGKALISEPELLILDEPTVGIDSKSEELLYQLLLNEKKKNTTIVMVTHDIFAIKDYADKVICMKDGQILTICNAQEFSTQKYKEIYVND, encoded by the coding sequence ATGATTGAATTAATCGACGTAAATTTTGAATTTCAGGATAAGGTGGCTCTAAAGGACATAAATCTTAAGATTGATAGGAGTGAACTTGCAGTTATAGTTGGACCTAATGGTTCAGGTAAAAGCACCCTTGTTAATGTGATATGTGGTATATATGCTCCTGTAAGCGGTAAAGTTGTTTTATTTGATAGAGAAGATTATTCAGAATTAAGAAAAAAAATATCATTTGTTCCTCAAAAAGTTTCAAGTTTTAATCAGCTGTTTCCAATAAGCGTCAAGGAAACAATTCTTTTAGGATTAGTTTCAAAGCGAGGATATTTCAGAAGCTATACTAAAGAAGATATGAAAAAAGTTGATGAAATACTTGAAATGTTGGCTCTTAGCGAAGTAAAGGATAAACAGCTTGGCAAACTTTCAGGAGGGCAGCAGCAGAGAGTTTTTATTGGAAAGGCATTGATTTCAGAGCCCGAATTATTAATTTTGGACGAACCAACAGTAGGTATAGATTCTAAATCGGAGGAGCTTTTATATCAACTTCTATTAAACGAAAAGAAGAAAAATACTACTATTGTTATGGTAACCCACGATATTTTTGCAATAAAAGATTACGCGGATAAAGTTATATGCATGAAAGACGGGCAAATATTAACTATCTGCAACGCTCAGGAGTTTTCAACTCAAAAATACAAAGAAATTTATGTAAATGACTAA
- a CDS encoding metal ABC transporter substrate-binding protein, with product MKVKIFALLLVVGLIFTSCAKTVQKQNVIYTTIYPVYSIAKFIAGDKIEVERIVKGAAEPHSFEPQTQDIAKMIDAKAVLYLGIIDEWAKKASEGGNENVFKVSEGIVFVDDDPHVWTSPKNAIVIAQNIKNALIAIDEQNKGVYERNYDEFVDKMQKLDYKMKAEKTNFKRSDFVIAHPSFGYLAREYNLNQISVTGQEEVEEPSPKLVSDIINFIKDKNIKHILYDRTENENIIRPIIEATGVQKIEIYGMGAVPSDIEEKDNFITLMEKNIDNIIKALK from the coding sequence ATGAAAGTTAAGATATTTGCTTTATTGCTAGTAGTGGGTTTAATTTTTACATCATGTGCTAAAACTGTTCAAAAACAAAACGTGATTTATACAACAATTTATCCTGTTTATTCAATTGCAAAATTTATTGCTGGAGATAAAATAGAAGTGGAAAGAATTGTTAAAGGAGCTGCTGAGCCACATTCTTTTGAACCTCAAACTCAGGATATTGCAAAAATGATAGACGCAAAGGCAGTATTATATTTAGGAATTATTGATGAGTGGGCAAAAAAGGCTTCAGAAGGTGGCAATGAAAACGTATTTAAAGTTTCTGAGGGAATAGTTTTTGTTGATGATGACCCACATGTTTGGACATCACCAAAGAATGCTATTGTCATTGCTCAAAATATTAAGAATGCGTTGATTGCAATCGATGAGCAAAATAAGGGCGTTTATGAAAGAAACTATGATGAATTTGTTGATAAAATGCAAAAACTTGATTATAAAATGAAGGCAGAAAAAACAAATTTTAAACGTTCTGATTTTGTTATTGCACATCCTTCATTTGGATATTTAGCAAGGGAGTATAATTTAAATCAAATTTCTGTTACTGGTCAGGAAGAGGTGGAGGAACCATCTCCTAAACTCGTTTCGGATATAATAAATTTTATTAAGGATAAAAACATTAAGCATATTCTTTATGATAGAACAGAAAATGAAAATATAATAAGACCGATAATAGAAGCGACTGGGGTTCAAAAGATTGAAATTTATGGAATGGGAGCAGTTCCAAGCGATATAGAAGAAAAAGATAATTTTATAACTCTAATGGAAAAAAACATAGATAATATAATAAAAGCATTAAAGTAG
- the hisC gene encoding histidinol-phosphate transaminase: MKLRSAILQMKPYTAGKPISEVKRELGLDDIIKLASNENPLGCSENVTRVINELSTQVNLYPDASNFELKKELANQLNVNPNQIFLSTGSDSIIRAICSIFIEQDEESIMGEVSFQRYEDNTKLMGGKVVKIPMKNHGLDLERMVDSITDKTRILWFCTPNNPTGSMISKQELLSVIDRIPKDVIFVMDEAYYEYVDDENFPQTIPMLDKYPNMIILRTFSKAYGLAGLRVGYGIASEEIAKYINAVIGPFDVNLIAQNAALAALKDKDFLNRVVTLNREAREYFYSEFEKMGLEYIKSQANFVMVKINTDDKLIFNELLKKGVIVRPGYLFDMPGWLRVSTGTMEQNKRFISALKEVLA; this comes from the coding sequence ATGAAATTAAGAAGTGCCATTCTTCAAATGAAACCTTATACTGCAGGAAAACCAATCAGCGAAGTAAAGAGAGAATTAGGTTTAGATGATATTATAAAACTTGCATCGAATGAAAATCCATTAGGATGCTCCGAAAATGTAACAAGGGTTATCAATGAACTGTCAACTCAAGTTAATCTCTATCCTGATGCTTCTAATTTCGAATTAAAAAAAGAGCTTGCAAATCAATTAAATGTTAATCCAAATCAGATTTTTTTGAGCACAGGTTCAGATTCAATTATAAGGGCAATATGCTCAATTTTTATAGAGCAGGACGAAGAAAGCATTATGGGTGAAGTGTCATTTCAAAGATATGAAGATAATACAAAATTGATGGGTGGAAAAGTCGTTAAGATTCCAATGAAAAACCATGGATTGGATTTAGAAAGAATGGTTGATTCTATAACGGATAAGACAAGGATACTTTGGTTTTGCACACCTAATAATCCAACTGGCTCAATGATATCAAAGCAGGAGCTTCTTAGCGTTATAGATAGAATCCCTAAGGACGTAATATTTGTAATGGATGAAGCTTACTATGAATATGTCGATGATGAAAACTTCCCACAAACAATACCTATGCTTGATAAATATCCAAACATGATTATTTTAAGAACATTTTCAAAGGCTTATGGACTTGCAGGGTTAAGAGTTGGATATGGAATCGCAAGTGAGGAAATAGCTAAATATATTAACGCAGTTATTGGGCCTTTTGATGTGAATTTGATTGCACAGAATGCTGCATTAGCTGCACTTAAAGATAAAGATTTCCTGAATAGAGTTGTTACACTTAACAGGGAGGCACGTGAATATTTTTATTCAGAATTTGAAAAAATGGGACTTGAATATATTAAGAGTCAAGCAAATTTTGTAATGGTTAAAATTAATACCGACGACAAGCTAATCTTTAACGAATTATTAAAAAAAGGAGTAATTGTCAGACCTGGCTATTTATTTGACATGCCAGGCTGGCTAAGAGTTTCAACTGGAACAATGGAACAGAATAAAAGATTTATTAGTGCTCTAAAAGAAGTATTAGCATAA
- the murB gene encoding UDP-N-acetylmuramate dehydrogenase: MNLDVVKKELLNIFNNNILFDEPMKNHTSFKVGGPADILVIPENKEQLISAIRICNDQSVPFMIIGNGSNLLVKDGGIRGVVIKTSHLNKVWAEGDRIFAECGATLAKASAEALKNSLKGMEFASGIPGSVGGAIFMNAGAYGGEIKDIVEKVTAVDFNGNIINLSNEDLKFAYRSCIVQKEKLIVLEVEFKLSKGNYDEIKALMEDLNKRRSDKQPLNYPSAGSVFKRPEGYFAGKLIEDAGLKGISIGGAMVSEKHAGFIINYNNATADDVLKLIKKVQDVVLDKFGVKLETEVKIVGE; this comes from the coding sequence ATGAATTTAGATGTTGTAAAAAAGGAATTGCTTAATATTTTCAATAATAACATATTATTTGACGAGCCGATGAAGAATCATACTTCGTTTAAGGTAGGAGGACCAGCGGATATACTTGTTATACCTGAAAACAAGGAACAACTAATCAGCGCGATTAGGATTTGTAATGACCAATCAGTTCCTTTTATGATAATAGGCAACGGTTCTAACCTTTTAGTTAAAGATGGAGGAATCAGAGGAGTTGTAATTAAAACTTCACATCTAAACAAAGTCTGGGCGGAGGGTGATAGAATTTTTGCCGAATGTGGTGCAACTCTTGCAAAGGCTTCAGCAGAAGCGCTGAAAAATTCGCTGAAAGGTATGGAATTTGCATCAGGTATACCAGGAAGCGTTGGCGGAGCGATTTTTATGAATGCAGGCGCATATGGGGGAGAAATTAAAGATATTGTTGAAAAGGTTACAGCTGTTGATTTCAACGGTAATATCATTAATCTTTCTAACGAAGATTTGAAATTTGCTTATAGAAGTTGTATAGTTCAAAAAGAAAAATTAATCGTTTTGGAGGTTGAATTTAAACTTTCAAAGGGAAACTATGATGAGATTAAAGCTCTGATGGAGGATTTAAATAAAAGACGCTCAGATAAACAGCCTTTGAATTATCCAAGTGCAGGAAGTGTATTCAAAAGACCCGAAGGGTATTTTGCAGGCAAATTAATAGAAGATGCAGGGCTCAAGGGAATCAGTATAGGCGGGGCAATGGTTTCAGAAAAACATGCAGGTTTTATAATCAACTATAACAACGCAACTGCTGACGATGTTCTAAAGCTTATAAAAAAAGTTCAGGATGTTGTTTTAGATAAGTTTGGAGTAAAATTGGAAACAGAGGTTAAGATTGTTGGAGAATAG
- a CDS encoding RsmF rRNA methyltransferase first C-terminal domain-containing protein, with protein sequence MKLPEKFLDRMKMLLKDEYKDFLDSYNEDRYQGIRVNTLKVDYQEFLKICPFDVKGEVPWAKNGLYIEEEKPGRHPYHAAGLYYIQEPSAMSVTPQLDIKPGEKVLDLCASPGGKSTQAACYLNGEGLLVSNEIKLKRAQILVQNIERMGIRNAIVTNNSPEELEKVFTGYFDKVIVDAPCSGEGMFKKDKDAVVQWSIENVLGYQSMQRGIIQSAANMLKPGGLMVYSTCTFSVEEDEFIIDEFLKKNRNFELVNIEKKNGFVPGFYEILDNIELKKAARLFPHKLKGEGHFLALLMKKDGDVKDIKEFKTNVKRQNLEEFNRFEREYLNIKFEDERLLMRGDRLYYLPDEAFELNGLNVLRPGILIGEFKKNRFEPDYALAASLKVNQAKLNINLSTKTSDADKYIEGYTLNVDKPDGWYLVEVDGYSLSWGKVSKGVLKNYFPKALRW encoded by the coding sequence ATGAAGTTACCGGAGAAGTTTTTAGATAGGATGAAGATGCTGCTGAAGGATGAATATAAAGACTTTTTGGATAGCTATAACGAGGATAGGTATCAGGGAATAAGGGTAAACACTTTAAAAGTTGATTATCAAGAATTCCTGAAGATTTGCCCATTCGATGTAAAGGGTGAGGTGCCATGGGCTAAAAATGGATTATACATAGAAGAGGAAAAGCCAGGAAGACACCCTTACCATGCGGCAGGACTTTATTATATTCAGGAGCCAAGTGCGATGTCGGTTACACCTCAACTTGATATTAAGCCTGGTGAAAAAGTTTTGGATTTGTGTGCTTCACCAGGGGGAAAATCAACTCAGGCTGCATGTTATTTGAATGGAGAAGGTTTATTAGTTTCAAATGAGATTAAATTGAAAAGGGCGCAGATATTGGTTCAAAATATAGAAAGGATGGGAATTAGAAACGCTATAGTAACTAATAACTCGCCTGAAGAGCTTGAAAAAGTTTTTACAGGATATTTTGATAAGGTAATAGTCGACGCTCCGTGCTCTGGTGAGGGTATGTTTAAAAAGGACAAGGATGCAGTAGTTCAATGGAGCATTGAAAATGTATTAGGCTATCAGTCAATGCAAAGAGGGATTATTCAAAGTGCTGCCAACATGTTAAAACCTGGTGGACTGATGGTTTATTCAACCTGCACTTTTTCTGTTGAAGAAGATGAATTTATTATAGACGAGTTTTTGAAAAAAAATAGAAATTTTGAATTAGTTAATATCGAAAAGAAAAATGGATTTGTGCCTGGTTTTTATGAAATTTTAGACAACATTGAGCTCAAAAAAGCTGCAAGGCTTTTTCCACACAAATTAAAGGGAGAGGGGCATTTTCTTGCTCTATTAATGAAAAAAGATGGAGATGTTAAGGACATTAAGGAGTTTAAAACCAATGTGAAAAGGCAAAACTTAGAAGAGTTCAATAGATTTGAAAGGGAATATTTGAACATTAAATTTGAAGATGAAAGGCTTTTGATGCGCGGTGATAGATTATACTATTTGCCTGATGAGGCGTTTGAATTAAATGGATTGAATGTTCTAAGGCCTGGAATTTTAATTGGAGAATTTAAAAAGAATAGATTTGAGCCAGACTACGCTCTTGCAGCGTCATTAAAGGTCAACCAAGCAAAGCTCAATATTAATTTATCTACAAAAACAAGCGATGCTGACAAGTATATTGAGGGGTATACATTAAACGTTGATAAACCCGACGGATGGTATCTTGTTGAAGTGGATGGATATTCATTGTCATGGGGTAAGGTTTCAAAGGGAGTATTGAAGAATTATTTCCCAAAGGCTTTAAGATGGTGA
- a CDS encoding phosphatase, with product MFEVVIDTHTHTVASGHAYSTLIENCTEAAKNGMKMIAMTDHGPAMPGGPHIFHFGNLKVIPEEINGVKVLKGVELNIIDYNGNVDLDDARLSKLDFVIASLHDVCIQPGSKAENTRALIGAMKNKYVCAIAHPGNPAFEIDIDEMLKAAKEFNVLIEINNSSFTTSRPGSYDNCKRIAYKALENGNMLTLGSDAHICYEVGRLDKAKKLLQELGADERYIINSSVEKFMKFVEVKRKR from the coding sequence ATGTTTGAAGTGGTTATAGATACACATACACACACTGTTGCTAGCGGACATGCATATAGCACGTTAATAGAAAATTGCACTGAAGCTGCAAAGAATGGAATGAAAATGATTGCTATGACGGACCACGGTCCAGCAATGCCAGGTGGACCACATATTTTTCACTTTGGAAATTTAAAGGTTATACCTGAAGAAATTAATGGTGTTAAGGTTTTGAAGGGTGTTGAGTTAAATATTATTGATTATAATGGTAATGTAGACCTTGATGATGCAAGATTAAGTAAGCTTGACTTTGTTATTGCAAGTTTACATGATGTTTGTATACAGCCAGGTAGTAAAGCAGAAAATACAAGAGCTTTAATTGGGGCGATGAAGAATAAATATGTCTGTGCAATTGCACATCCTGGCAACCCTGCATTTGAGATAGATATCGATGAAATGTTAAAGGCAGCCAAGGAGTTTAATGTTCTTATTGAAATAAACAACAGTTCATTTACAACCTCAAGACCGGGTAGTTACGATAATTGTAAGAGAATCGCTTACAAAGCGCTTGAAAATGGAAATATGCTAACTTTGGGTAGCGATGCACATATATGCTATGAAGTAGGAAGGTTGGATAAGGCTAAGAAGCTATTGCAAGAATTGGGCGCTGATGAAAGATATATAATCAATAGTAGTGTAGAAAAGTTTATGAAATTTGTTGAGGTTAAACGTAAGAGGTAA
- a CDS encoding Fic family protein has translation MIMLELDEILLLHEKLIEKTGGSHGIRDINLLKSALENPFQTFNNQELYIKVEEKIAA, from the coding sequence ATGATAATGCTTGAATTAGATGAAATTTTACTGTTGCATGAGAAGTTAATAGAGAAAACTGGAGGCAGCCACGGTATTAGAGATATAAATTTGCTGAAGAGTGCATTAGAAAATCCTTTCCAAACATTCAATAATCAAGAACTTTACATTAAAGTTGAAGAAAAAATAGCTGCTTAA
- a CDS encoding DUF2281 domain-containing protein codes for MNLAEKIFDDIRTLPEKAQAEVIEYIEFLKYREKKQREKLMDQFIDENFEALKELAK; via the coding sequence ATGAATCTTGCAGAAAAAATTTTTGATGATATTAGAACATTGCCAGAAAAGGCTCAGGCTGAAGTAATCGAATATATTGAATTCCTAAAATATCGTGAAAAGAAACAACGAGAAAAATTGATGGATCAATTTATTGATGAGAATTTTGAAGCTTTAAAGGAGCTTGCAAAATGA
- the uvrC gene encoding excinuclease ABC subunit UvrC codes for MFDIKEALKNLPDSPGVYIMKDENGEIIYIGKAISLKNRVRQYFQNSKNQHPKVRAMVYQIREFEYILTDNELEALVLEANLIKKHKPKYNILLKDDKNYPYIKVTLTEEYPRVLMVRKLEKDGAKYFGPFTDLRAVKDTLLLIKKLYKIRTCNRQLSFGTQVGRPCLNYHIGICLGPCKGDVTKEDYMKQIEDVIKLLSGKHDDVLKDLEEKMFKASENLEFERAAEIRDNINAIKKIQQKQKIISSALEDEDVIAFAKDDEGTCIQMFYIRGGKLLGTKNFYFKDIEENVDELISQFLVQYYSNEEYIPRDIILQSEVPEINIIEYYLSRQKGSKVKIKTPKKGDKKDIVEMAQRNAEAALTQIKAKIIKEKQKTIGALEELKEILGIENIPYRIEAYDISNISGVDMVGSMVVFENGAPKNKDYRRFKIKNLQGQNDYAALEEVLRRRFNRFVEEMNSDKPEHQKKFNILPDLILMDGGEGQVNIAKKVLEEFSLDIHVAGMVKDDKHRTRGLIFQGSEIMIYKDSNAFKLVAKVQDEVHRFAIEYHRKLRSKSVVKSSLDEIEGIGSKRKTALLKHFGSIENIKNANIEELSKVEGMNIKAAERVYNYFHQ; via the coding sequence GTGTTTGACATTAAAGAAGCATTAAAAAATCTTCCGGATAGTCCTGGTGTTTATATAATGAAAGATGAAAATGGAGAAATAATCTATATAGGCAAGGCGATATCGCTGAAAAATAGAGTAAGGCAGTATTTTCAAAACTCTAAGAATCAGCATCCTAAAGTTAGAGCCATGGTTTATCAGATAAGGGAGTTTGAATATATATTAACTGATAATGAATTGGAAGCTCTTGTTTTAGAGGCCAATTTGATTAAAAAACATAAACCTAAGTATAATATTTTGCTGAAGGATGACAAAAATTATCCGTATATTAAAGTTACACTTACAGAGGAGTATCCACGGGTATTGATGGTTAGAAAGCTTGAGAAGGATGGAGCAAAATATTTTGGACCATTTACTGATTTAAGAGCTGTAAAGGATACATTGCTTTTAATAAAAAAGCTATATAAGATAAGAACCTGCAATAGACAATTATCATTTGGAACTCAAGTTGGAAGGCCATGCCTAAATTATCATATTGGCATATGCTTAGGGCCATGCAAAGGCGATGTTACAAAGGAAGATTATATGAAACAAATTGAAGATGTAATAAAACTTTTATCTGGGAAGCACGATGATGTGTTGAAGGACCTAGAAGAAAAGATGTTTAAGGCATCAGAAAATCTCGAGTTTGAACGTGCAGCCGAGATAAGGGATAATATAAATGCTATTAAGAAGATTCAGCAGAAGCAGAAGATTATATCATCTGCACTTGAGGATGAGGATGTTATTGCATTTGCTAAGGACGATGAAGGAACATGTATACAGATGTTCTATATCAGGGGTGGCAAACTACTGGGGACAAAAAATTTCTATTTCAAAGATATAGAAGAAAATGTAGATGAGCTAATATCTCAATTTTTGGTTCAGTATTATTCAAATGAGGAGTATATTCCAAGGGATATTATTCTGCAAAGTGAAGTTCCTGAAATAAATATAATCGAATATTATTTATCAAGACAGAAGGGAAGTAAGGTTAAGATAAAAACACCTAAGAAGGGAGACAAAAAAGATATAGTTGAAATGGCGCAAAGGAATGCAGAGGCAGCATTGACGCAGATTAAGGCTAAAATAATAAAAGAAAAGCAGAAAACTATAGGAGCACTTGAGGAGCTGAAGGAGATATTAGGTATAGAAAACATACCGTATAGAATTGAGGCTTACGATATATCAAATATCAGTGGGGTTGATATGGTAGGCTCAATGGTTGTTTTTGAAAATGGGGCTCCAAAGAATAAGGATTACAGAAGATTTAAGATAAAAAACCTCCAAGGACAAAATGACTATGCAGCATTAGAAGAGGTTTTGAGAAGAAGATTTAATAGATTTGTTGAAGAAATGAATAGCGACAAGCCAGAACACCAAAAGAAATTCAATATATTACCAGATTTAATTTTGATGGACGGTGGAGAAGGGCAAGTAAATATCGCAAAAAAGGTTTTGGAGGAATTCTCGTTAGATATCCATGTTGCAGGAATGGTTAAGGATGACAAGCATAGGACAAGAGGTTTGATTTTCCAAGGTAGTGAAATAATGATTTATAAAGACTCAAATGCATTCAAACTTGTTGCCAAGGTTCAGGATGAAGTTCACAGGTTTGCTATTGAGTATCATAGAAAATTAAGGTCAAAAAGTGTTGTAAAATCAAGCCTCGATGAGATTGAAGGTATTGGTTCAAAACGAAAAACAGCTCTTTTAAAGCATTTTGGAAGTATCGAAAATATTAAGAATGCGAATATTGAAGAACTTTCAAAAGTTGAAGGAATGAACATCAAGGCTGCAGAAAGGGTATATAATTATTTTCACCAGTAG
- a CDS encoding metal-dependent hydrolase, whose product MSTVVLSQYNVVELTLGGLVICALASLLPDIDHPKAFLNKYILPIKNKSVKTSIYFTIGIFFILLNLFYLNIKYVEIIGIFFILTGFSSHRNGITHSLVGLISFSSTFGYAARTYGFREYIVPFFIGYGLHILADMFTNRGVSLFYPFRKKKYKMPITFSVGSFWGNLFEGLIISGGLIYLTLKLPEILLNMK is encoded by the coding sequence ATGTCTACAGTTGTGTTGTCACAATATAATGTTGTAGAATTAACTTTAGGTGGTCTTGTTATATGCGCATTAGCTTCTCTTTTGCCCGATATAGACCATCCTAAGGCTTTTTTGAATAAATATATACTGCCTATTAAGAATAAATCTGTTAAGACGTCTATTTATTTTACAATTGGTATATTCTTTATTTTATTGAATTTATTTTATTTGAATATTAAATACGTTGAAATAATAGGCATTTTCTTTATTTTAACTGGTTTTTCATCACATAGAAATGGAATTACTCATAGTTTGGTGGGATTGATTTCGTTTAGTTCAACCTTTGGTTATGCAGCGAGAACCTATGGTTTTAGGGAATATATTGTCCCATTTTTTATAGGCTATGGACTGCATATATTAGCCGATATGTTCACTAATAGAGGTGTCTCACTGTTTTATCCTTTTAGGAAGAAAAAGTATAAAATGCCAATAACGTTTTCAGTAGGTTCATTTTGGGGAAACCTTTTTGAAGGGCTAATAATTTCAGGCGGATTGATATATTTGACGTTGAAATTGCCAGAAATATTATTGAATATGAAGTAA
- a CDS encoding peptidoglycan D,D-transpeptidase FtsI family protein — MNDERLIKNIKILIIFFSICFFSIIGYLTYFNIFVSPSVVMDSSNPRIKLSENEVLRGSILDRNGKTVAYSKRVNGVQKRYYKNGEAFSHLIGYNSYIYGKTGLELKYNDALQGRTFYYDFIGSIFRNLAQTFQGEKRGSDLFITIDADLQNKAYKLLGNDRGAVVALNPLTGEILAMVSTPAYDPEDIDKEFKTYKEDVDANPLLNRAIMGFYPPGSTFKIITAASALENLKTMDNQKFKCTGKLKIGNYVLSDFNNEVHGAIDLERAFEESCNFTFGTLGMQLGYNNLNKTAEKFLFNREIKTDDFQIGKSQYQIEDKNSKALLAQSAIGQHGVATNPLHMALIAATVANNGVMMKPYVVKEIKDNFGVALKINSPDEIGRAIDVNIAEKIKKYMLEVVEEGTGKRARVYGINVAGKTGTAEIPKTTDTHSWFVGFAPAENPKIAFAVIVENGGTGGKRAAEIAREIIREYLK; from the coding sequence ATGAATGATGAAAGGCTTATTAAAAATATAAAGATTTTAATTATATTTTTTTCGATTTGTTTTTTTTCAATAATAGGGTATTTAACCTATTTTAATATTTTTGTATCTCCATCAGTTGTGATGGATAGTTCAAATCCGAGGATTAAGCTTTCTGAAAACGAAGTTTTAAGAGGCTCGATACTTGATAGAAATGGAAAGACAGTTGCCTATAGCAAAAGGGTAAATGGTGTCCAAAAGAGATACTACAAAAATGGAGAGGCCTTCTCGCATTTGATAGGTTATAATAGCTATATATACGGTAAGACTGGGCTTGAATTAAAATATAATGATGCATTGCAGGGAAGAACTTTTTATTATGATTTTATAGGAAGCATTTTTAGAAATCTTGCTCAAACTTTTCAAGGGGAAAAAAGGGGAAGCGATTTATTTATAACTATCGATGCAGACCTGCAAAATAAAGCCTATAAACTTTTAGGTAATGACAGAGGAGCAGTTGTGGCATTAAATCCCCTAACCGGAGAGATACTTGCGATGGTTTCTACTCCAGCCTATGACCCAGAAGACATCGATAAAGAATTTAAAACCTATAAAGAGGATGTAGATGCAAATCCACTTCTTAACCGAGCTATTATGGGATTTTACCCACCTGGCTCTACGTTTAAAATTATTACAGCAGCATCGGCGCTTGAAAATTTAAAAACAATGGATAACCAAAAATTTAAATGCACAGGCAAATTAAAAATAGGAAACTATGTTTTAAGTGATTTTAATAACGAAGTTCATGGAGCTATTGACCTGGAAAGGGCTTTTGAAGAATCATGCAATTTTACATTTGGAACACTGGGTATGCAGTTAGGATATAATAATTTAAATAAAACAGCAGAAAAATTCCTATTTAACAGGGAAATAAAAACTGATGATTTTCAGATAGGTAAGTCACAATACCAAATAGAGGATAAGAATAGCAAGGCACTATTAGCCCAATCAGCTATAGGGCAGCATGGAGTTGCAACAAATCCACTACATATGGCCCTTATTGCTGCTACCGTTGCAAATAATGGCGTAATGATGAAACCATATGTTGTAAAAGAAATAAAAGATAATTTTGGAGTAGCTTTGAAAATAAATTCGCCCGATGAGATAGGAAGAGCAATCGATGTAAACATTGCAGAAAAGATAAAAAAATATATGCTTGAGGTTGTTGAAGAGGGAACAGGAAAAAGAGCGAGAGTTTACGGAATAAACGTTGCAGGGAAAACAGGAACGGCGGAAATACCAAAAACAACCGATACACATTCATGGTTTGTGGGTTTTGCACCTGCAGAAAATCCTAAAATTGCATTTGCTGTAATTGTTGAAAATGGAGGAACTGGCGGGAAAAGGGCTGCTGAGATAGCAAGAGAAATTATAAGAGAATATTTAAAATAA